From the genome of Papaver somniferum cultivar HN1 chromosome 2, ASM357369v1, whole genome shotgun sequence, one region includes:
- the LOC113351781 gene encoding probable F-box protein At4g22030 produces MAVLTALNLLCSYSSISKPRNGVSAILRVPKFPALSHLSLPTLPTNEPTTISFKEVTKTSANSPKDRSGDTSPRTVAAELYMIMEVVAERIEMHKNIGEQRNNWNTLLLNSINAITIAAATMSGLASTGVIGSSSSLLALKLSSTLLYSAATGMMVVMNTIQPSQLAEEQRNATRLFKQLHEQIKTKLSLSSSKPIAQMDVKQAMGNILALDKAYPLPLLGGVMIEKFPKKAEPAIWWPQRKQDQEEKQFTNGIVEMNGWSNKLEREMRDIVEALKSRDTEEYVRLSNMVLKINKILAISGPLLTGIGAIGSAFIGSPSQGSTAVFCGVLAGALSTLVNTLEHGGQVGMVLEMYKASAGSFQLLEETIDSTLEEKEVEKRENGEIFEMMVALKLGRSLSDLRNFAARSSSSRDEQPKEFASKLF; encoded by the coding sequence ATGGCAGTTCTTACAGCCTTAAATCTATTGTGTTCCTATTCATCGATTTCCAAGCCAAGAAATGGCGTCAGTGCCATCCTCCGAGTCCCAAAATTTCCAGCACTTTCTCATTTGTCTCTTCCTACACTACCTACAAATGAACCCACAACCATTAGCTTTAAAGAAGTTACGAAGACAAGTGCTAATAGCCCTAAAGATCGTAGTGGTGATACTAGTCCGAGAACAGTGGCTGCCGAGCTATATATGATCATGGAAGTTGTTGCTGAAAGAAtagagatgcataaaaatattgGAGAACAAAGAAACAATTGGAATACCCTTCTTTTGAACTCCATTAATGCAATCACTATCGCTGCTGCAACTATGTCAGGACTTGCATCAACTGGTGTCATCGGATCTTCGTCATCCCTTTTGGCTCTTAAACTATCATCTACTTTATTATATTCAGCAGCAACAGGGATGATGGTAGTGATGAACACAATTCAACCTTCACAACTTGCAGAAGAACAACGAAATGCAACAAGATTGTTCAAACAACTTCACGAACAGATCAAAACCAAACTTTCTCTATCTTCTAGTAAACCTATTGCTCAAATGGATGTCAAACAAGCAATGGGAAACATTTTGGCTCTTGATAAAGCTTACCCACTTCCACTGCTTGGAGGTGTAATGATTGAAAAATTCCCAAAGAAGGCCGAACCAGCAATTTGGTGGCCACAACGGaaacaagaccaagaagaaaaacAGTTCACTAATGGTATAGTAGAGATGAACGGCTGGAGTAATAAGCTTGAGAGGGAAATGAGAGACATAGTCGAAGCATTAAAGAGTAGAGATACTGAAGAATACGTTAGATTAAGTAACATGGTCTTAAAAATCAATAAGATTTTAGCTATTTCAGGTCCATTGCTAACAGGTATCGGTGCAATAGGTTCAGCTTTCATTGGCTCGCCTTCTCAGGGATCAACAGCCGTGTTTTGTGGCGTCCTTGCTGGAGCATTGTCCACCCTTGTAAATACATTGGAACATGGTGGACAAGTAGGAATGGTGTTAGAAATGTATAAAGCTTCTGCTGGTTCATTCCAATTACTAGAAGAGACGATAGATTCTACATTGGAAGAAAAAGAAGTTGAAAAAAGAGAGAACGGAGAAATATTTGAAATGATGGTGGCTTTAAAGCTGGGGAGAAGTTTATCTGATCTCAGAAACTTTGCGGCTAggtcttcatcttcaagagatgaGCAACCAAAAGAATTTGCTAGCAAGCTCTTCTGA